One region of Triticum aestivum cultivar Chinese Spring chromosome 6B, IWGSC CS RefSeq v2.1, whole genome shotgun sequence genomic DNA includes:
- the LOC123134623 gene encoding uncharacterized protein, giving the protein MDHKTAARPESVRAFALARATVVVFALATAADYVLDRYHLCSSHSQASFILPCVRVTAAAAAEWRALWLAMVCCAVLEVTVAALALRHPRRALALAYLQLALTIVRHYMYVRALRILLAADPGYHLTLICIASISCFIARDATSFMFMDLLLGGEE; this is encoded by the exons ATGGACCACAAGACTGCCGCCCGGCCGGAAAGCGTACGGGCGTTCGCCCTCGCCCGCGCCACCGTCGTCGTCTTCGCCTTGGCCACAGCGGCCGACTACGTACTCGACCGCTACCACCTCTGCAGCAGCCACAGTCAG GCTTCCTTCATCCTGCCGTGCGTCAGGGTGACGGCCGCGGCGGCCGCCGAGTGGAGGGCCCTCTGGCTCGCCATGGTCTGCTGCGCGGTGCTCGAGGTGACCGTCGCGGCGCTGGCACTGCGGCATCCACGCCGCGCCCTGGCCCTCGCCTACCTCCAGCTCGCGCTCACCATCGTCCGCCACTACATGTACGTCCGCGCCCTCCGcatcctcctcgccgccgacccagGATACCACCTCACCTTGATCTGCATCGCGAGCATCTCCTGCTTCATAGCGCGCGACGCCACCAGCTTCATGTTCATGGACCTTCTCCTCGGAGGCGAGGAGTGA